A region from the Pelagovum pacificum genome encodes:
- a CDS encoding oligosaccharide flippase family protein produces the protein MTAIDHVPRRGRAAARGMVWSLGQNALTTLVTLLVFAVTSRTLGAEAFGRVALATSLMTFALAAAPVAFAEALVQADRLTDRQLDALFWCAGAAGMVLYLAVCAVAMVVADRTTLPEIAWLTPVIASRVLFECFAIVPTGLLQRRMAFRTLALRQLAGVLAGNGLCLLLVLGGGGIWALALNGPATSLAGLLVLAAGAGWRPSGLASPGHLKSVARFGGFASAVRALSILRLDQLVLGLFAGPVALGAFYFANRIVQIGSGPAWGALGPVTHALLSRCRGSPPQLREGYLSAAFAATTLAVPLFGGLWLVAPIAVPNLFGTQWSEAVPVLRALCLTGALGCFGAVNGASLSAQGRVGAWFAYQSALQALRLVVLVLLLPQGIGTATMGYALAGAVLWPVATTLAARACGVSISRLFKAVAAPLLAGAAALLMSSVGVAAAAVAFVTVLTVAGWPRLGEMLRSLRSQG, from the coding sequence ATGACGGCCATAGATCACGTTCCACGGCGCGGCCGTGCCGCCGCGCGGGGCATGGTGTGGAGCCTCGGGCAGAATGCCCTTACCACTTTGGTGACCCTGCTGGTCTTCGCCGTCACCTCTCGCACTCTGGGGGCGGAGGCGTTCGGGCGCGTGGCGCTCGCGACGAGCCTTATGACCTTCGCCCTTGCCGCCGCCCCGGTGGCCTTTGCCGAAGCGCTCGTTCAGGCCGACCGCCTGACAGACCGCCAGCTCGACGCGCTGTTCTGGTGCGCGGGGGCGGCCGGGATGGTCCTGTACCTGGCGGTCTGCGCGGTCGCGATGGTGGTGGCCGACCGGACGACCCTGCCGGAGATCGCGTGGCTGACGCCGGTGATCGCGTCGCGGGTGCTGTTCGAATGCTTCGCCATCGTGCCGACCGGCCTTCTGCAACGGCGCATGGCGTTCCGGACCTTGGCGCTGCGGCAGCTGGCGGGGGTGCTGGCGGGAAACGGTCTGTGCCTGCTGCTGGTCCTTGGTGGTGGCGGCATATGGGCGCTGGCGCTGAACGGGCCGGCGACCTCGCTCGCCGGGCTGCTGGTTCTGGCCGCCGGCGCTGGCTGGCGTCCGTCAGGGCTTGCCAGTCCCGGTCACCTCAAGTCGGTCGCGCGCTTCGGCGGCTTTGCCTCGGCAGTGCGGGCATTGTCGATCCTGCGACTCGATCAGTTGGTGCTGGGCCTATTCGCGGGGCCGGTCGCGCTTGGGGCGTTCTACTTCGCCAACCGCATCGTCCAGATCGGCAGCGGACCGGCGTGGGGCGCGCTCGGCCCTGTGACGCATGCGCTGCTGTCACGCTGTCGCGGCTCGCCCCCACAGCTGAGGGAGGGCTACTTGTCCGCTGCCTTCGCCGCGACCACGCTGGCGGTGCCGCTGTTCGGCGGGCTGTGGCTGGTCGCGCCCATCGCGGTGCCCAATCTGTTCGGGACACAGTGGAGCGAAGCCGTGCCGGTCCTGCGGGCGCTGTGCCTGACCGGAGCACTCGGGTGTTTCGGCGCGGTCAACGGCGCGTCACTGTCCGCCCAGGGGCGGGTCGGCGCGTGGTTCGCCTACCAGTCGGCGCTACAGGCCCTGCGCCTTGTCGTCCTCGTCCTGCTGCTGCCGCAGGGGATCGGGACCGCGACGATGGGCTACGCGCTCGCCGGGGCGGTGCTGTGGCCCGTCGCAACCACCCTTGCCGCGCGCGCCTGCGGCGTGAGCATCAGTCGGTTGTTCAAGGCCGTCGCCGCACCGCTACTGGCCGGGGCGGCCGCCCTTCTCATGTCGTCGGTGGGGGTCGCTGCCGCAGCCGTCGCCTTCGTAACCGTGCTGACCGTCGCCGGCTGGCCTAGACTGGGGGAGATGCTGCGATCACTGCGGTCTCAGGGATAG
- a CDS encoding sialate O-acetylesterase encodes MLSIGLGVSGTLATGGTEAPPPPPGLFGFTMPAVPPTNFPGTLLAPAQAEADDTNSWAVEEDEPAITVSGGQAICDGTNTRVRGVGPLTPTTVAAGHRVSILALISALSGGKAGIDSSEGATNANAKALTGWRQGCVTTASGAAVRGVVTFNPATSGTVEAIHMTDLTALLAQKWFIVTCIAQSNWVGAAATADPDFDTPVPGCVVIPSLANASYGASLDGAGCGEPMLAVDPIVHHTINAGGGPSGAFLRELRKVVPADYTIVFVATGHAGGGFGGDYAAWRADSLTPDAVDNFWLQTRKVWTDAPAGSVMGGIVFCQGESDTGAGKRAEWSIAAPALIEACRAEPGWGDVPVVISEIGGDPVVDTELAALVALQQGLATGSGEPLEFSRCAYVPRPAGATFETDGIHYDQPTNRQRGIDTARALRDLIYP; translated from the coding sequence ATGCTGTCGATCGGGCTGGGCGTATCGGGCACATTGGCAACAGGAGGGACGGAGGCACCGCCGCCACCACCCGGCCTCTTCGGATTCACCATGCCGGCCGTGCCGCCCACGAACTTCCCCGGCACGCTCCTCGCGCCGGCGCAGGCAGAGGCGGACGATACCAACAGTTGGGCGGTCGAGGAGGACGAGCCGGCGATCACCGTCTCGGGCGGTCAGGCCATTTGCGACGGAACCAACACCAGGGTCCGCGGAGTCGGGCCGCTGACCCCGACTACAGTCGCGGCGGGGCACCGAGTGTCGATCCTCGCGTTGATCTCCGCGCTGTCGGGAGGCAAGGCGGGCATCGACAGCTCCGAAGGAGCTACGAACGCCAATGCAAAGGCGCTGACCGGGTGGCGGCAGGGCTGTGTCACAACGGCGTCCGGCGCGGCCGTCCGGGGGGTCGTGACCTTCAATCCCGCGACCTCGGGCACTGTCGAGGCGATCCACATGACTGACCTGACCGCGCTTCTGGCCCAGAAGTGGTTCATCGTGACCTGCATCGCCCAGTCGAACTGGGTCGGCGCGGCGGCGACGGCGGACCCGGACTTCGACACGCCGGTGCCAGGATGCGTCGTTATCCCGAGCCTTGCGAACGCGAGTTACGGTGCGAGCCTCGACGGGGCGGGCTGCGGAGAGCCGATGCTGGCCGTCGACCCCATCGTGCACCATACGATCAACGCCGGCGGCGGGCCGAGCGGCGCCTTCCTGCGCGAGCTGCGCAAGGTCGTGCCGGCGGACTACACGATCGTCTTCGTGGCCACGGGCCATGCCGGCGGAGGCTTCGGTGGCGACTACGCCGCATGGCGTGCTGACAGCCTCACGCCCGACGCGGTCGACAACTTCTGGCTGCAGACCCGCAAGGTCTGGACCGATGCACCAGCCGGGTCGGTGATGGGCGGCATCGTCTTCTGCCAGGGGGAGAGCGACACCGGTGCGGGCAAGCGCGCCGAGTGGTCGATTGCCGCGCCGGCCCTGATCGAAGCCTGCCGCGCAGAGCCCGGATGGGGCGATGTACCGGTCGTGATCTCCGAAATCGGCGGCGATCCGGTCGTCGATACCGAACTCGCCGCGCTCGTTGCCCTTCAACAGGGGCTCGCCACCGGCTCGGGCGAACCGCTGGAGTTCAGCCGTTGCGCCTACGTCCCGCGCCCCGCCGGCGCGACGTTCGAGACGGACGGAATCCACTACGACCAGCCCACCAACCGGCAGCGCGGCATCGACACGGCGCGGGCGCTGCGCGATCTGATCTATCCCTGA
- a CDS encoding family 16 glycosylhydrolase — MEHWISPQAITVGQLGQPWTERDWLAATWGKSPLMDWSADNVELADIGLTLLLDQSIDGGAPFEGAEIQSRAVATTGTWSWLAQVPEMVDGAVFGMFVFKADWRNDPWIEFDFEFVGARTDAVQLTVHMENASGTHVTNLSPVVIPLGFDASAAPHLYEIDVGTGVTRFLVDGREIHSFSAGDMPGDLWSTGDLRAFTSLWAAQPSLSDWTGDWAWPGSPLAAQVEGVWTPASPFSLSFEELTPTQSAATTGGRLRGGGGADVLAGSGDRDIVDGFSGADALGGGPGDDHLRGGDGDDWLDGGEGDDRLFAGHGDDLLTAGDGRDVLRGDAGRDLLRAGAGDDRLFGGDGDDQMSGGAGRDVLKGGDGDDLLEGGAGHDVLWGNDGADVFRLDGDASDRIRDFSITGGDLLDLRSLRAEADQLELAGRGEWHRLLLHSDGEVSELATFDIEDAGRISLAELIEADCLLL, encoded by the coding sequence ATGGAGCATTGGATTTCACCGCAGGCCATTACGGTCGGGCAGCTTGGACAGCCGTGGACGGAGCGTGACTGGCTGGCCGCGACCTGGGGAAAGTCGCCCCTCATGGATTGGAGCGCAGACAATGTCGAACTCGCGGATATCGGCCTGACGCTCCTCCTCGATCAGTCGATCGACGGCGGTGCGCCGTTTGAAGGCGCCGAAATTCAGTCCCGCGCCGTCGCCACGACCGGGACCTGGAGCTGGCTGGCGCAGGTGCCGGAGATGGTCGATGGCGCGGTCTTCGGCATGTTCGTGTTCAAGGCGGACTGGCGCAACGATCCATGGATCGAGTTCGATTTCGAGTTCGTGGGCGCGCGGACCGACGCCGTACAACTGACCGTCCACATGGAGAACGCGTCCGGAACGCATGTCACCAACCTCTCACCAGTGGTGATCCCGCTCGGCTTCGACGCCTCCGCCGCGCCGCATCTCTACGAGATCGACGTGGGCACGGGCGTGACCCGCTTCCTGGTCGACGGGCGCGAAATCCACAGCTTTTCGGCCGGCGACATGCCCGGCGACCTGTGGTCGACTGGTGATCTGCGCGCCTTCACAAGCCTCTGGGCGGCGCAGCCATCGCTTTCTGACTGGACGGGGGATTGGGCCTGGCCGGGATCGCCGCTCGCTGCCCAAGTCGAAGGGGTCTGGACGCCGGCATCTCCATTTTCGCTGTCGTTCGAAGAGCTTACGCCGACGCAATCTGCGGCCACCACCGGGGGGCGCCTTCGCGGCGGGGGCGGCGCCGACGTCTTGGCGGGCTCGGGGGATAGGGACATCGTGGACGGCTTCTCCGGCGCGGATGCGCTCGGCGGGGGCCCGGGTGACGATCATTTGCGGGGCGGCGACGGCGACGACTGGCTCGACGGTGGCGAGGGTGATGACCGACTGTTCGCCGGTCACGGCGACGATCTGCTGACCGCAGGCGACGGCCGGGACGTGCTTCGCGGCGATGCCGGACGGGACCTGCTTCGCGCCGGCGCCGGCGATGACCGGCTGTTCGGTGGCGACGGAGACGATCAGATGTCCGGCGGCGCTGGCCGGGATGTCCTCAAGGGTGGCGACGGCGACGATTTGCTGGAGGGCGGCGCGGGTCATGATGTTCTCTGGGGGAACGACGGTGCGGATGTGTTCCGGCTCGACGGGGATGCATCTGACCGGATACGCGATTTTTCCATCACGGGCGGGGACTTGCTCGACCTCCGCTCGCTTCGGGCCGAAGCCGACCAACTGGAGCTCGCAGGCCGGGGCGAATGGCACCGGCTGCTGCTTCACTCGGACGGTGAGGTCAGCGAACTGGCAACCTTCGATATCGAGGACGCGGGTCGGATAAGTCTGGCCGAGCTGATCGAGGCGGATTGTCTGCTACTTTGA
- a CDS encoding glycosyltransferase family 2 protein → MSSRSPDLVSVIMANRNGMPWLPDAVDSVLSQSHASMELVVGDDASDDASVEYLERRRISDNRLRIVRLPEPGGPSAARNAAIAASVGDWIAICDSDDLMVPDRLEGLLRHAAASGADMVADDMVHFSASPMRRAATVLGELAIPSNRLIGTGDLLNQDRLGYLKPLIRREIVPRSTYDPALSIGEDYHLYLRLLVDGAKFEIVPGSGYLYRRHAASLSHRSRPDQLRKLASALSEIEVGEDQASLARRVRDLRRAADVEQFAIGVRDQDFGAAFFSLRQSPLACVGWITGQVGHRLSQTFPASIRPPLELSICEGRPVDRNRMIQLPPKEPGRARLAAYLCFEASRRRLTLSPTTDKCETFCRLVPMAKVIPTGQTDQSANSCLVKALNCAASARTP, encoded by the coding sequence ATGTCATCGCGCAGCCCGGATCTTGTCTCCGTCATCATGGCGAACCGCAACGGTATGCCTTGGCTGCCGGACGCGGTCGACAGCGTCCTTAGTCAAAGCCACGCCTCGATGGAGCTCGTCGTTGGCGACGATGCGTCGGATGATGCCAGCGTCGAGTACCTCGAACGGCGGAGGATTTCGGACAATCGTCTGAGAATAGTCAGACTGCCGGAGCCGGGTGGCCCTTCGGCCGCACGCAATGCAGCAATTGCCGCATCAGTTGGTGACTGGATCGCGATTTGCGACTCCGACGACCTGATGGTGCCCGATCGGCTGGAGGGTCTTCTTCGCCATGCTGCGGCCTCGGGCGCGGACATGGTCGCGGACGACATGGTTCATTTTTCAGCCAGTCCGATGCGCAGGGCAGCGACCGTCCTCGGTGAGCTGGCCATCCCGTCGAACAGGCTTATCGGGACAGGGGATTTGCTCAACCAGGATCGCCTTGGCTACCTCAAGCCACTGATCCGGAGAGAAATTGTCCCGCGATCCACTTATGATCCGGCATTGTCGATCGGGGAGGATTATCACCTGTATCTTCGGCTCTTGGTCGACGGCGCAAAGTTCGAAATCGTACCGGGATCGGGATATCTTTACCGGCGCCACGCAGCGTCGTTATCTCATCGGAGCCGGCCGGATCAGCTTCGAAAGCTGGCGTCGGCACTAAGCGAGATTGAGGTGGGCGAGGATCAGGCGAGCCTGGCTAGACGGGTTCGGGACCTTCGGCGGGCGGCAGACGTGGAGCAATTCGCTATTGGCGTGCGCGACCAAGATTTTGGTGCCGCCTTCTTCAGCCTTCGGCAATCACCCTTGGCGTGTGTCGGTTGGATAACAGGCCAAGTCGGGCACCGTTTGAGCCAGACTTTTCCAGCATCGATACGACCGCCCTTGGAGCTGTCGATCTGTGAAGGGCGGCCGGTAGATCGAAACCGCATGATCCAACTTCCACCGAAGGAACCCGGCCGAGCAAGACTTGCAGCTTACCTCTGTTTTGAAGCCTCTCGCCGGCGTCTGACCCTGTCGCCGACAACCGACAAATGCGAGACATTCTGTCGATTGGTCCCGATGGCGAAGGTCATCCCGACTGGTCAGACCGACCAGTCCGCGAACTCTTGCCTGGTCAAAGCCCTGAATTGCGCCGCGTCGGCGCGAACGCCCTGA
- a CDS encoding sulfotransferase family protein — protein MQQRDPVDVIVIGAMRAGTTSLHRMFTAHDQIAVPNEKEVDFFLGGDVWEKGERWYRRRFSDHDLLRVEVSPNYSKCLSFPFVPERVATVAPACRFIYLVRDPVNRAVSQHHHATRSDAAGEVPDISHLIEVSSYALQLRAWLECFPIERFMVLDQVRLFGNEGEERARLASFLGVEDNWMPPSKANSTAELAGIPDWFFSFRKTGVGRLARRWVPHDAKIRLKAALASNSSKVPEVDTDLREKIAQGVRADAAQFRALTRQEFADWSV, from the coding sequence ATGCAGCAACGAGATCCGGTCGATGTGATCGTGATCGGCGCGATGCGGGCCGGCACGACAAGCCTCCATCGCATGTTCACCGCGCACGATCAGATCGCGGTGCCGAATGAGAAGGAGGTCGATTTCTTTCTTGGCGGAGACGTCTGGGAAAAAGGGGAGCGATGGTATCGGAGGCGGTTCTCCGACCACGACCTACTCAGGGTCGAGGTGTCGCCCAATTACTCGAAATGCCTCAGTTTTCCATTTGTGCCGGAGCGGGTTGCAACTGTCGCCCCGGCTTGCCGATTCATCTATCTCGTACGCGATCCGGTGAATAGAGCGGTATCTCAGCACCACCATGCAACGCGCTCCGACGCGGCTGGCGAAGTGCCTGACATCTCTCACCTGATCGAAGTGTCCAGCTATGCGTTGCAGCTTCGTGCCTGGCTTGAGTGCTTTCCGATCGAACGATTCATGGTTCTGGATCAAGTGCGACTCTTCGGAAATGAAGGAGAAGAACGAGCGAGGCTCGCCAGTTTTCTGGGTGTCGAAGATAATTGGATGCCACCGAGTAAAGCCAATTCTACAGCCGAACTTGCCGGTATTCCGGATTGGTTCTTCTCGTTTCGGAAAACAGGGGTGGGGCGGCTTGCGAGGCGCTGGGTTCCTCATGACGCGAAGATACGATTGAAGGCCGCGCTCGCATCGAATTCTTCGAAAGTTCCAGAAGTCGATACGGATTTGAGGGAAAAGATCGCTCAGGGCGTTCGCGCCGACGCGGCGCAATTCAGGGCTTTGACCAGGCAAGAGTTCGCGGACTGGTCGGTCTGA
- a CDS encoding GumC family protein: MQNTPTNPADGREIIDLGALLAMVWRGFAVILFFGAVGFGLALTYAKGLTTPLFAATAELVLETRDEKIVDIEQVLGRISTDEEAILTEVHILAGRELAAQVVDELELADDVEFNGESPQSGLADFLASLRSRGETGTLPDPEVLREHAIETLRARTEVRNVPGTYAFSIEVLSADPSKAAEIANSYAMIYLENQRAELFRATEQASDWLAVRVADLAADVARAETAVTSLKSEASFADEAHLQGLERRLLRLRETLIERRAALEAKQRQLDILQEPDRLAAGAQVLVVSGLDRDQALAQVRSERAELSAQTAAIETSVGDLQRQILLQTEALTRLDSAQRDLESSRLLYENFRDRLRETAVQQGIHQPDSRIIEYAVAQRFPVVPNLPYSLGVGAVVGALIGGALTIGWQISVSRIRSSGQVATLTGAPVLAQMSRLPKDLDDLKPGTPAGEELRNLRTSLLLRRETAQVILVASAESGDGKTTISAALAKSFAEVGRRTLLVDCDLRRRQASAKYGRRGIMGGFADVILGRTSLDQSVIRSSMEGVDLLQAGGSGYAAADVLSRGNVADVLTQARGRWDTIILDTPPILAVPDARLLAGHVDSLLLVVRWNRTRRRTLATCLDRLRQSGHGPDAIVMSRMGGRHGVRGPYRQTIRRYAVA; this comes from the coding sequence ATGCAGAACACGCCGACGAACCCGGCAGACGGTCGCGAAATCATCGATCTCGGCGCTTTGCTTGCAATGGTCTGGCGCGGCTTCGCGGTGATCCTCTTCTTCGGCGCAGTCGGCTTCGGGCTAGCCCTGACCTATGCAAAGGGCCTGACGACACCGTTATTTGCTGCGACGGCCGAACTCGTGCTCGAGACGAGAGACGAGAAGATCGTCGATATAGAACAGGTGCTTGGCCGAATCTCCACCGACGAGGAGGCGATCCTGACCGAGGTTCACATCCTGGCGGGTCGCGAGCTTGCCGCGCAGGTCGTGGATGAACTCGAGCTTGCTGACGATGTCGAATTCAACGGCGAGTCACCTCAGTCCGGCCTTGCTGATTTCCTCGCTAGCCTGAGATCGAGAGGAGAAACCGGCACTCTGCCGGACCCCGAGGTGTTACGCGAACACGCAATCGAAACACTGCGTGCGAGGACGGAGGTCCGCAATGTTCCCGGCACCTACGCCTTCTCGATCGAGGTGCTGTCAGCGGACCCGTCCAAGGCCGCTGAAATCGCAAACTCCTACGCGATGATCTACCTCGAAAATCAGCGTGCTGAGTTGTTCCGGGCGACCGAACAGGCGTCCGATTGGCTGGCGGTCCGGGTGGCGGACCTCGCCGCGGATGTTGCCCGGGCCGAAACCGCTGTCACGTCTCTCAAGTCAGAAGCGAGTTTTGCAGACGAGGCGCACCTTCAAGGCCTGGAGAGGCGGCTCCTGCGTCTGAGAGAAACGCTGATCGAGCGACGCGCTGCGCTCGAGGCGAAACAACGGCAACTGGATATCCTGCAAGAGCCCGACCGGCTTGCAGCAGGCGCGCAGGTACTCGTGGTGTCGGGGCTGGATCGGGATCAGGCGCTCGCGCAGGTGCGCTCGGAAAGGGCCGAACTCTCGGCGCAGACCGCCGCCATCGAGACTTCGGTTGGCGATCTGCAGCGGCAGATCCTCCTGCAGACGGAGGCTCTGACCCGCCTGGACAGCGCCCAGAGGGATCTGGAGTCGAGCAGGCTGCTCTACGAGAACTTTCGCGATCGATTACGCGAAACGGCTGTTCAGCAGGGCATCCATCAACCGGACAGCCGGATCATCGAGTACGCAGTGGCCCAGCGCTTTCCGGTTGTTCCCAACCTGCCCTACAGCCTCGGTGTGGGGGCAGTCGTCGGGGCGCTTATTGGTGGAGCGTTGACGATCGGATGGCAAATCAGCGTGTCCCGCATTCGATCCAGCGGGCAGGTCGCGACGCTGACCGGTGCCCCTGTCCTCGCGCAGATGTCCAGGTTGCCCAAGGACCTCGACGACTTGAAACCCGGCACGCCGGCAGGAGAAGAGTTGCGGAATCTGCGAACCTCTCTGCTTCTGCGACGTGAGACGGCACAAGTCATTCTCGTCGCATCGGCCGAGAGCGGCGATGGCAAGACAACCATCTCGGCTGCATTGGCCAAGAGCTTTGCCGAGGTCGGGCGCCGCACGTTGCTTGTCGATTGCGACCTTCGTCGCCGCCAGGCGTCCGCCAAGTACGGGCGTCGTGGGATCATGGGCGGCTTCGCTGATGTCATCCTTGGTCGGACCAGCCTCGACCAGTCGGTGATACGAAGCTCGATGGAAGGCGTCGATCTGCTACAGGCGGGCGGCTCCGGCTATGCGGCGGCAGACGTGCTGAGCCGGGGCAACGTTGCCGATGTTCTGACCCAGGCGCGCGGCAGGTGGGATACGATCATCCTCGACACGCCGCCGATCCTTGCCGTGCCCGACGCTCGGTTGCTGGCTGGGCACGTGGACTCCCTTCTCCTCGTCGTTCGGTGGAATCGCACGCGGCGCAGGACGCTGGCGACCTGCCTTGATCGGCTCCGGCAAAGCGGCCACGGCCCGGATGCGATCGTCATGTCGCGGATGGGCGGTCGCCATGGGGTGCGCGGACCTTATCGCCAGACGATCCGGCGATATGCGGTTGCCTGA
- a CDS encoding O-antigen ligase family protein yields MNEWMPSLHLLAAVPLCVCREFPRASPPRPPSMDCEMPRGVDAKELSPKIQSAPDRRMQTGGNDNSLYRPPDRTPERWRDWYALLLLLIGSGLTHRFGLQPYLLLVLYVWTAALLVRDRASSLRFMGTGWPVLLLPMFALLTTLWSVNPPETAYRSLQLAGTMVMGLLLAELLPPWRVMLLACGLWISGAILTFLMFTTGFGPPAISEGSLIGPFIHKNPLALSLVLAALACITLGAYWRVMPLGLILALALLPMIRLAHSASGLLLYASLPCLLLLLAIRRSPTTRNLLPVVAILVPILAVGWLLLAKTDVVGITLTALGKDETLTGRTSIWLQAIELARSRLIGGMGYGAFWTVPSDERTLLQFAVDHRLNIFHNAYLELLVGVGLLGTVPAFVLILATLKRCISWFRRDGTVTSAFFLFLVCLFAVSGLAEPALFSLHNTSTFMIAATWRWASDVRQPHIAGSSGDKVRAPHGDRPSAT; encoded by the coding sequence ATGAACGAATGGATGCCATCCCTTCATCTGCTCGCTGCCGTGCCGCTGTGCGTATGCCGCGAATTTCCAAGAGCGTCGCCACCAAGGCCGCCGTCGATGGACTGTGAAATGCCTCGGGGCGTTGACGCAAAAGAGCTCTCTCCCAAAATTCAGTCGGCCCCGGATCGACGAATGCAGACTGGCGGAAACGACAACTCTCTCTATCGGCCGCCCGATCGGACACCGGAACGATGGCGAGACTGGTATGCACTTCTGCTCCTCCTGATCGGGTCCGGCCTTACGCATCGCTTCGGCCTGCAACCCTACTTGCTCTTGGTGCTCTACGTCTGGACTGCGGCCCTGCTGGTCCGCGATCGGGCCTCTTCGCTCCGGTTCATGGGCACGGGTTGGCCGGTTCTCCTCCTGCCGATGTTCGCGCTCCTCACGACGCTCTGGAGCGTCAATCCGCCGGAGACCGCGTATCGGTCTCTGCAACTGGCCGGCACCATGGTCATGGGACTTCTGCTCGCCGAACTTCTGCCGCCTTGGCGCGTGATGCTTCTGGCCTGTGGTCTGTGGATTTCCGGAGCCATTCTGACGTTCCTCATGTTCACGACCGGCTTCGGTCCCCCCGCGATTTCGGAGGGGAGCCTGATCGGCCCCTTCATTCACAAGAACCCGCTCGCGCTCAGCCTCGTGCTGGCAGCACTCGCCTGCATCACCCTCGGCGCCTACTGGCGCGTGATGCCGCTTGGCTTGATCCTCGCCCTCGCTCTTCTTCCGATGATTCGACTGGCCCATAGCGCCAGCGGCCTGCTGCTTTATGCATCGTTGCCATGTCTCCTTCTGCTTCTGGCCATCCGTCGCTCGCCGACAACGCGGAACCTTCTGCCAGTCGTGGCGATCCTCGTTCCAATCCTGGCGGTCGGTTGGCTCCTTCTTGCCAAAACTGACGTCGTCGGCATTACCCTCACTGCCTTGGGAAAGGACGAAACTCTCACTGGCCGGACTTCCATCTGGCTGCAGGCGATCGAGTTGGCCCGATCAAGGCTGATCGGGGGGATGGGCTACGGAGCGTTCTGGACTGTGCCATCGGACGAGCGGACCCTGCTTCAGTTCGCCGTCGATCATCGCCTGAATATCTTTCATAATGCTTACCTCGAGCTCCTCGTTGGCGTCGGACTGCTTGGAACCGTTCCGGCTTTCGTCCTGATCCTGGCGACATTGAAACGTTGCATCAGCTGGTTCCGCCGCGACGGCACTGTCACGAGCGCATTTTTCCTGTTTCTTGTCTGTCTCTTCGCGGTTTCCGGCCTCGCCGAGCCGGCATTGTTCAGCCTTCACAACACGTCGACATTCATGATTGCGGCCACCTGGAGGTGGGCGAGCGATGTCAGGCAACCGCATATCGCCGGATCGTCTGGCGATAAGGTCCGCGCACCCCATGGCGACCGCCCATCCGCGACATGA
- a CDS encoding acyltransferase family protein: MMQLKDVSSKNFSLALHGARGLFSLMVLLYHLWNSGLSTWVMPAPINELLYAFRFGVELFFAVSGYVIVRSVARAASPAAFLRDRATRIYPVLWVAVLVFLPLGILDSREEILRVLEPPALLVLATVGNMLALPPVLPVPLFYPPAWTLGLEAAFYACCAAWLALRPGVGRMLVLVVGLCLIWWHPRAAFFLCGVAVALFPRTSGRHWTLLWLLVFLWAWSGPLPPGLVEVRLADWSSDDWLRGLIAAGAVTIMIGGIVNGSGPLSTWLRRPTMMWLGTVSYSLYLWHPIVLGVVKEAMYRTGLASFAGPAAMLVLAIVVVPVSLVVAEVSHRLLEVRLTRWLRRSSLTPWRAAE; encoded by the coding sequence ATGATGCAACTTAAGGATGTATCATCAAAAAACTTCAGCCTTGCGTTGCATGGCGCGCGTGGGCTCTTCAGCCTGATGGTCCTGCTCTATCATCTCTGGAATTCCGGGCTTTCGACGTGGGTGATGCCTGCTCCGATCAACGAGCTGCTTTATGCGTTCCGGTTTGGCGTCGAGCTGTTCTTCGCGGTAAGCGGCTACGTCATCGTGCGTTCGGTCGCGCGGGCGGCGTCGCCCGCAGCGTTCCTGCGGGACAGGGCGACGCGGATCTATCCGGTGCTGTGGGTCGCGGTTCTGGTGTTCCTGCCACTCGGCATTCTGGACAGTCGCGAGGAAATCCTGCGGGTCCTGGAACCTCCCGCGCTTTTGGTTCTGGCGACGGTCGGGAACATGTTGGCGCTGCCGCCTGTATTGCCAGTTCCGCTGTTCTATCCCCCGGCATGGACGTTGGGGTTGGAGGCGGCGTTCTACGCATGTTGCGCGGCATGGCTCGCGCTGCGGCCGGGCGTGGGGAGAATGCTGGTCCTGGTGGTCGGGCTCTGCTTGATCTGGTGGCACCCGCGCGCGGCGTTTTTCCTGTGCGGCGTTGCGGTGGCCCTTTTTCCGCGAACATCGGGACGCCATTGGACGTTGCTTTGGCTGCTGGTGTTTCTGTGGGCTTGGTCCGGGCCCTTGCCGCCGGGGCTGGTCGAAGTCAGGCTCGCGGATTGGTCTTCGGACGACTGGCTACGTGGTCTGATCGCGGCGGGGGCCGTGACCATCATGATCGGCGGCATCGTCAACGGGTCGGGCCCGCTTTCGACGTGGCTGCGGCGACCGACGATGATGTGGCTCGGAACCGTGAGTTACAGCCTGTACCTGTGGCACCCGATCGTCCTCGGTGTGGTAAAGGAGGCGATGTATCGCACCGGACTTGCGAGTTTCGCGGGGCCGGCCGCGATGCTGGTGCTGGCGATCGTGGTCGTGCCTGTTAGCCTCGTCGTTGCCGAGGTCAGCCATCGCCTCCTCGAAGTACGGTTGACGCGCTGGCTGCGGCGATCGTCGCTCACGCCGTGGCGGGCTGCAGAGTGA